Below is a genomic region from Drosophila albomicans strain 15112-1751.03 chromosome 2R, ASM965048v2, whole genome shotgun sequence.
ATGTGATGCGTGGCAATCGGTGCCTGTAGCGCCTCGAGCTGATTTATACGACTGCGAGGGTGGATTGAATGGTTAccaaaattatttacaaaacagtaatacaaaatacaaataaatacacattcaTACTTTAATTCAAAGTCTTAGTTTAGAATCCTtgaaaaaagtgtagcatacttttaggggcaACTCACTTTTAATGTTTCTAATGTGAGTTTTACATGAAATTGGAGCGATTTACTAATTGAGAACGTGTTCTAGAGTGACCCTCGTGTATGCACATAATTTGTGTATGGCTGTTAATATAGGAACATGGCAGATATTGCACAGAAGCGCGTCTAATGCGCCCCCTGTGCCCATTAAATTAATCAAGCCAAATGAAATCTgcataaaaaaatcaaattgcgACTGTGTGCCAGGGTCCAagtctttgctttgctttgctttacgTTGCCTTATTGTTGGCGTgttgaatttgcatttctgTACGGCGCCcaactaataaatttgtatgtcAATAGAATATGGCGGTAAGACGTTGGCCCCAAGTCAAGTCAAGACAAGTGAAGTCGAGTCGCGTTGtgttgagctgagctgagctgagtgaagtcgacgtcgacgtcgaatGAAATCGCTGAATCGCCAGGTGAGCGAGCGAGCCTCGAACTGCGCAAGGACATTTGCGACTGTTGCGACCGTTTGTGAGAAGTTTACGAGCCGTCGCCCCACCGTCCACCAATCCACCAATTGTGTGGCATTCGGCTAACAGGGCGGCGCATTCATGctatcaaaaacaaattccTAAGTATTGTAATTCGAAATTtttcaaagcaaataaaagtaGTCGAGTTTTAACACTCGCGCCAAACAGAACGCAGCGGGCGCGCAACCATCACAAAAGCAAACACGAGCTGACAgtctgaactgaactgaagtgGATTAAatgtaacataaataaattgtgaaaatatatatataaaaacatcaacaacgaaaaaaagagagaaattcttttttttatgccaCAAAAGAAGTGTCAAGTGAAAGGCTGAAAAggattatattcaaattaaatccTTGTGGTGAGCACTAAATGCTGAGTGCTGAGTGCAGAGTGCAAAGTGCAAAGTGCATTATCCTCTGCATGGCCAAGTTATTGCCCTTTGGCTAGGAAAATCGATAAAATTGCACGGTTCTCCACAACTTTCGagtcgtatgtgtgtgtgtgacggtctctctctgtgtgtgtgtttgctttatgGGGAACTGCAACAATTGATAATAAGTCCGTGTGGCATGTAAATGATGTCAGTGATAAGATCACAACTGCATTGCCAGCAAAACTTTGACAACTGAATTCAATTCCGACTTTCAGCTCGTTTTTAGCCAAAAGTTTTGcactttgtttgcatttgcattttgcctGGCAAATGGGAAAATTCTAATTGAAATGGAATGGCGTCGTGTCGCCTTGCCTCACTTCGAGCTTAGATGGGCTGGCAAAAAGCGCAGTCATCGCGCCACATCGAGTATACGACATGTTGATAATCAATTTGGCCAAGTTTATTTGGCCACAGAGCAAACGACAGTTTGCCACATTCAAGCTTGGCAGTTGACATGAAAACGCGCGGTACCGTTTTCTGCTGGAATTTCTGCTGTGCAATGCAGAACGAAACAAATCATTTTGAGCTGTAATTTGCGGTTGCCTGCGCTGCCCCATCGCAGTTCCTCAGTTTTTAGTCTTTAGTCCTTAGTCGAGTCGGTTGTCTGCAGCCACTGTTGGCGCCTCGCACACAGTGTTTTGCCGCTCAGTTGTGAGTTTACACGTGTTAAGCCacaccaagagagagagaccgttccttatatacatatatttagttttaaaacaaACCAATTTCTTCTGCAATTTTATCGATCGCCTGTCAAATTCGGACATACTAAAAAActaaatgcaaaagtttttcttggCGTTTGCTGCCAAAGTTAATTGCCAGGTAGTGCCGAGAACCAAAcccaaaagcaaagctaaCTCACAAAATAGCAAGTGAAGCACATTGATAATATGAGTGATACCGATGCGGTGAGTTTTTCTACAAtataatacgtatacgtatagtTGTTTTTATACTTGCAATAAAAGCACCAAGATTTATGGTTAGAATCAACTGTTTACGAGACAATTTGTCATGGATTAGCATAACTGAAGTCTGCCTCGAaatcttgttattattaatatttgtgtaCATTATTGTGCTGACCTTGAGTGCAGTATATATTGATGGTGCTAGCATGCCAGACAGTtggcaagcaagcaaagcagagcaaaaaatgaagcaaatcGAAAACcctttgcaaaacaaaaacaaaaatcaaacagCAATTTGGCCAATAGCGCATTTGTAGAGAGTCTCTCGGCTAGGCTTAGGCATTTGTATTGCAATTCACAGTCGTATTGGTCTTAGAACTGTCGAAACTTTTGTTGAATCAATAAGCGACAGTAACAATTTGGGTCACATTCCAAATAGCAACCGAATTTCATGACAAAATTCCCTAAATGGTAACCCAAAACCAAATATCCTCAATACCCAAAGCGAAAGCACagagcagaaaaaaaacgaaaaagaaaataaaacaaacaaatgtagcaaaacaataaactgTAAACAAATGCAGAATGGAAGGCCCATCAAATTTGAGAGGTTCACTCGATATGCCGATATACCGCTAAAATGTATTGAGACATGTGTATGCACAATACACatacacccgcacacacaccacacactcgcacacacacacacacactgtacACTCTGTAGTCGCACCTTGAGTTGGCTTTTATGCATGCACGTATGCAAATGATATGAATATGGTGCTGGCCACCAGGCGCCTCCTGCTcgcacccacacactcacacagacacacatgtATTTGGAAGCCTACCACGTATTGGATTACCCGACACTTGCACATTGCTGCACAGACACCGCAGGCGTTAGGTTCACAGTTCACCAGAGCAAAACCGCAGCACCAGACAAAAAAGCGCAAGCAAGAACCAGCATGTTTGGCAGCACATCAACTTCGAAGGAACGGAATGGAGAGAAGCCCGTTTCCGCTTCCGGGTATGTGGACTACACGGAGCCTTACGATAGCAGCGATCAACCCAAGCAGCAGTCGAGCTCAGAGTTTGTACCACGCTCCACGGTGGAGCAAGTGAATCCGCCAGCTACACAACAACGAGCTCAAGCGAATGCTAACTACGCTCAGCCTAATCCCAGTTACAACACAGACCCAGAGCGACGTGCTCCACAGCCTGTAACTTATACAGAACCTGAGCGCATTGCTGTCCAGCGTACACAGCCTAATCCCAGCTACGTTCAGCCCAATCCCGTTCATGTCGATGCGGAACGCAGTGTGCCACAGCGAGCACAACAACCCAGTGCCGACTTCACTCGTCTGCGCAGCAATGTGCTGCCCGTGGAGCAGACGCAACACAATCCGAAAGAACGCACGCTTAGCACCAACTACAACACAAATTCCACAGCCAATTCAAGTGCCGACTATGTGCTTAAAGAACGCTCCAATgcgaattttgttttgccctCGCAGATGCGACCAGCGCTTGGTCCGCCCCAGCCGCGACCTCCCTTCGCCGGCGCCCGTCCCATGGTCGGTGTGGGTCCCCGACCGCCCATGCCCCCGAATATGGTGGGCAGACCgatgccgccgccgctgcggCCCACAGACAGCAAGAGCAATCTGCTGATGGGTCCGCCACCGCCCATGAGACCGGGCATGCCGCCGCCGCAGCTCAGTCAGCAGAGCATGCAGCAAGCGCGTTTGCCCAATGCCGGTGGAGGAGGACCCTTAAGTCCACCGGGACAAGGACCACCCAGGCCACAAGGCCAAGGTTTCCCATGGTCAGCTGGACCGCCGCCGCCTGGCGCAAGGCCACCACAGAACATGCAACGACCGCCGCCGCCAACATTTGCACGTCCCATGCCCGGGCAGCCGTTGCAGGCGCCCTTCCGACCCCAGCTCTACAATCCACAAGGGCCACAGGGGCAaccccaacagcagcagcaacagcagccgctgcaTCAACAGCTGCCACAACAGCTGCGACCACCGTCGTCGGCGGGCATGCACaacgataatgatgatgatgatgtcatCATGGGTCAGGCGGTGACGCCGCTGAAGACGTTCAACATGCGCAGCGATCCGATGGGTTCGCCGCTGCTGGAGGAAACGGAGCCACCATTTGACACCAGCACACCGTCGCCCACAGATGCATTGCCCAAGAGTAAGAGTAAGAGTAAGAAGAGAAGACATTGTGAAGGCGtgtcaacaatttgaaatttaatgaagcCATTTAGAAGAACAAAAcctaaaaattaataatcgaaatcgaaaattTGGTAATTGATGTAGACAAATTCacatttgtttttcgtttcatGTATTCACAGAAGGTGACAATGACAGCGGCGTGGATGAGTCCACTCAAGAGAAGGTGAGTTTCCGTTTCAAACAAACGTAAAACTTTAGATAAACTGGTTGCCAGTTGATCACTTTTGGGTCGCAGCTCTTAATTGAGAGGAAATTAACTgactgcaaattaatttaattcgttGACCAGCGTCTTTTTCGCTGCGTCTGCGTCTGCGTCTGTGACTTTCGTAGCTttgttgtctgtgtgtctgttcACAAATCATAAATATCTGTAAATGGCAGCCGCCTTCATGCTCCATTAGACAGCATAGCACAGCGATTGTGGCATAGTTGAGAGCTCAGCGCCAAAGTTCAGACTAAGTTGTGGCTTTGCAGACGTCAGTTGGCAGTGTTTTTGCAGTGGGAATAACccaaaacagcaaacagcgcGAAATACAAATAAGTTTAACCTCATAACCGTGTGAGTGCAGTGAGTATTGAAGTGACTAGTGACTAGTGACTaggtccacacacacacacgcacacaggtGCGCTGAGACCgaaaaacaaattgccaaaagtAATGCGATTTATGTGCCAAAACACGAAACAAACTCGAAACGAGAGGGGCAAACAGCGGGGAATATTTTCGGGCAACTATAAATACTTGGCTTGGCGGCGACAATCGATAAAACAATGCATAAACTATGAATCCTTCGTGTCGACAACTACAATGACAACGAAGacagcaacgacgacaacggcaacgacaacgacaacggcagaAAGGACGCACCAGGCACTAGGCAATAGGCACAGAGATAGCATTGCTAGTCAGAGTCATAAATGGCATAACGTTGACAGCCAGCAGCGGATGAGTGTTATTGGCAGTCGTAAAGTCGTAAATTAAGCATACGCAATGCATTTGGTCATAATGGCAGATACGAGCTTTCTtcttgtaatttattttcgcCCATTAAATCAGTGGCCATTTTAAATGttctactctctctctctgtctctatctctcgtgATATTATTTATGTCATGTGTAGGATCGCAACGGACCGAATTCACCGAGTTCACCGGTTAAGACGCCCACATCGAGCTCCTCGAAGCCAGACAAGTCGGGCATCTCCAGGCCACCGAGTGCCACACCATCGAATAAATCAGCATCCAAGTCGCGCAGCACCTCCAAGAATCGTCTGCTGCTCAAGACACCCGAACCCGAGCCGGCCAAGAAAGGTGAGTACGAAAATTTGGCATCtcttgcgtatacttaatattaaaatcattatCTTGTGACAGTTCCAATGAACAAGGTACAGGTTGGCCATGCGCCGTCGCCCAATCTGAAGGCGGTACGTTCGAAAATCGGTTCGCTGGATAATGCCACCTACAAACCAGGCGGCGGTAATGTCAAAATCGAGTCGAAGAAGATCGACATTAAGGCTGCACCACGCATCGAGGCCAAGAACGACAAATATATGCCCAAAGGTGGCGAGAAGAAGGTAAGTTTTAAGTTGGCTAAATATAAATTGGGTGTGGAATCCCATCCATATGcaatacattaatatataaatattgtgctGAGTCGTCTTATCTACCATATATctttatagacaattctcgtgttgttttttctgttcttcttGTTTAATTGAGAGACTTACTTgtacaaacaaaagcaaaagcaaaaacaaaaatcgaaaatatgaaaacgtAAAGTATTCGctagaaaattcaatttcacgGTCGATTTGCGATGcgatatatttactatatatgcacatacaccaatgtgtgtgtgtgtgtgtgtgctcacgTACTTATTTAGTTGCATATTCTCATGGCAAAACTATCATCTCTGTATCTCTGTAGgaaatgcaattacaattataaatacaattccAAAAACAATACTCAAAACTCGCACTGCCAGTTGTTAGATAGCCTTCTagagtaaacaaaataatgtatCTTGTATCTAGAATTTCTTCGAACGTCGTGACATTGAAGCAAGCAACTGTTGCAGTTTTGCAACTTAGAAATCGAAACACGAATAACAATTAGCTTTGAGTTTTAATCGTTCTACCTAACTTTGTATCTATtttgcaacaactacaactacacaactacaaccacaacaccacttgaatatgcaaaaaacCCATTTGTAGATAGTTACAACAAAGTTGCAGTGGAATGCCAAGTCGAAAATTGGCTCATTGGACAATGCGGCACATAAGCCTGGCGGCGGCGACAAGAAGATCGAGACACTGAAAATGAACTTCAATGACAAGGCCAAGTCAAAGGTTGGCTCCAAGGACAATGTGAAGCATCAGCCCGGCGGTGGCGACATCAAGGTATGCTCACTTTCCCCCTCCTCAAAACGAAACTCCTCTTAGTCCAATGAATTTCCACAATCGATCTTAAGACAACTTGTATTTATCAGTTCAAAAAAATGCAGTTGAGTActctacataaatattttgaagacGAGCGCAGttggtttttttcttctccttTGTTTTTGAACATCATTTTGTTGTATAGCCATATAGCTATAACAAAAACTACTACTTTGATCTTAACTGGCATGGGCATGGAAATCTAAATGTACTATCTATGTAGGTCCAGCGACTCAGACCTCTCTCAACTGCATGTGCTGCatcaaaatgcaatattttagTTTACTCTTTACTTTTATACCGGCATGTTATCAACTTCTCGATATTCACTTCATCATCAGACCTcccaaaaaaactaaaactaacacaaaagcatttccaaacaaaaaattacttGGCAAACTTTACAGAAGTACGCATACAAATTGCCATGCAATCAAAGCATTATCTTTGGCGAAGGCTCCAAGATTGTGAGCCAACGCCTGATGAACAACAAACGTCTGGATGAGAATTTGTATAATGAAGAGGATTAGTTGGGTTCGTTCGGTACGTAAAACACATCGAATTTGTTTATCAAATCTCGCCCTGCACTGCGAATCGGTGATAATACGAATCATTATTCTCTAACCCTGTGGGACACATTTCTCTCATCCAAGTTCTCAATTAGTTGCTCTAGCATGTTTAATTAGGTGTTTTTCTTATGTCACTAAATTCGGCTCGCCGAACTGAAGTAGCTTTCAAAAATGACGCTACTTTGCatataagttatttttatttttattgaaacatttgtaaaacgaattaaaatttttttggaatatgtattttgttttaaccATGAAATAATTGCCTTTAACAAAAATGATTTACAAAAGGATAACGACGCAAAGGATGTAAGTAGTTTTGATTAATTAccactctatctctctctctgtatacGTCCATAtaattgtacatacatacatacaatatcaTTGTAAAAACGCTGTCtttgattcaaatttttgaaattttgataCACATAACTTTTTGAATACCAATCTCAACAAAGCACCGTAgttgaaatgtatttgtacTTAGAAGtagtaattgtttttgtaagtGTTTTTTcagttcaatttgtttttgtgtttttttgtgcgctgtataaaaattctaaattccAGTTATATCCAACGATTGGCCAATCATTCGAATACAGAATTGATGTGTGTCCATAATCAACCACAATCcttatacaacaacaaaaaagaaacccaAATCGAAAATGAGagtatttgaaatgcaaatttgttaatCAATTTCTGTGCGTTGCCGGTGCTGCTACTTTTCAGATACAATcgcaaaaaatagaaattaaggCACAAAGCAAAGTTGGCTCTTTGGATAATGTAAAGCACAAGCCCGGTGGCGGTGAAAAGAAGATTTTCGATGATAAGgattatttgaaaaatgttgaacaCTCTGTTGCACTGACAACACCACCAACACAGGTAAACGACGTCTACCTAAGTGAAGTAGTTCTTTGCTAGATCGTAGAGaacattttgtaaatacaACATTCATTCTGATTTCCATTCATTATGATTTACGAATACAATGAAAGACACTCACACTCAAACCCACACTCATACAAACATAATACATGAATCCCATTTTGTGTTGACCTcaagaaattcattttttaattgtaattgtaattgttaatGTACTTGATTGTGGCATTTTTAGTTTGTGGTATCATTTGATTATTCATTCTTAACGAGTATCTTATGTAATCAAGCAATAACCGAGAGCACTGcactcaataaaaaaataaacgcaccaacaacaaatggcTAACGAATCCACCCAATGAACAAAGAAATTTTTAACACAAATAACCAAACAACAGCTCGAACTAACTGTGATTCACTTTTCCCAAAATGAAACCAA
It encodes:
- the LOC117575984 gene encoding microtubule-associated protein tau isoform X8 produces the protein MFGSTSTSKERNGEKPVSASGYVDYTEPYDSSDQPKQQSSSEFVPRSTVEQVNPPATQQRAQANANYAQPNPSYNTDPERRAPQPVTYTEPERIAVQRTQPNPSYVQPNPVHVDAERSVPQRAQQPSADFTRLRSNVLPVEQTQHNPKERTLSTNYNTNSTANSSADYVLKERSNANFVLPSQMRPALGPPQPRPPFAGARPMVGVGPRPPMPPNMVGRPMPPPLRPTDSKSNLLMGPPPPMRPGMPPPQLSQQSMQQARLPNAGGGGPLSPPGQGPPRPQGQGFPWSAGPPPPGARPPQNMQRPPPPTFARPMPGQPLQAPFRPQLYNPQGPQGQPQQQQQQQPLHQQLPQQLRPPSSAGMHNDNDDDDVIMGQAVTPLKTFNMRSDPMGSPLLEETEPPFDTSTPSPTDALPKSKKGDNDSGVDESTQEKDRNGPNSPSSPVKTPTSSSSKPDKSGISRPPSATPSNKSASKSRSTSKNRLLLKTPEPEPAKKVPMNKVQVGHAPSPNLKAVRSKIGSLDNATYKPGGGNVKIESKKIDIKAAPRIEAKNDKYMPKGGEKKIVTTKLQWNAKSKIGSLDNAAHKPGGGDKKIETLKMNFNDKAKSKVGSKDNVKHQPGGGDIKIQSQKIEIKAQSKVGSLDNVKHKPGGGEKKIFDDKDYLKNVEHSVALTTPPTQSPQPSMTASTSGADENLNQQS
- the LOC117575984 gene encoding microtubule-associated protein tau isoform X4, translating into MADVMEKSSVLEAAVPTTMADPRPTQPTLQQEAQLQQPQLPLLQQQQQQQQQPPQQLQQQQQPQQKVEPAQATRAGHEQKEGDNDSGVDESTQEKDRNGPNSPSSPVKTPTSSSSKPDKSGISRPPSATPSNKSASKSRSTSKNRLLLKTPEPEPAKKVPMNKVQVGHAPSPNLKAVRSKIGSLDNATYKPGGGNVKIESKKIDIKAAPRIEAKNDKYMPKGGEKKIVTTKLQWNAKSKIGSLDNAAHKPGGGDKKIETLKMNFNDKAKSKVGSKDNVKHQPGGGDIKIQSQKIEIKAQSKVGSLDNVKHKPGGGEKKIFDDKDYLKNVEHSVALTTPPTQSPQPSMTASTSGADENLNQQS
- the LOC117575984 gene encoding microtubule-associated protein tau isoform X5 — translated: MADVMEKSSVLEAAVPTTMADPRPTQPTLQQEAQLQQPQLPLLQQQQQQQQQPPQQLQQQQQPQQKVEPAQATRAGHEQKEGDNDSGVDESTQEKDRNGPNSPSSPVKTPTSSSSKPDKSGISRPPSATPSNKSASKSRSTSKNRLLLKTPEPEPAKKVPMNKVQVGHAPSPNLKAVRSKIGSLDNATYKPGGGNVKIESKKIDIKAAPRIEAKNDKYMPKGGEKKIVTTKLQWNAKSKIGSLDNAAHKPGGGDKKIETLKMNFNDKAKSKVGSKDNVKHQPGGGDIKKYAYKLPCNQSIIFGEGSKIVSQRLMNNKRLDENLYNEED
- the LOC117575984 gene encoding microtubule-associated protein tau isoform X3, producing MADVMEKSSVLEAAVPTTMADPRPTQPTLQQEAQLQQPQLPLLQQQQQQQQQPPQQLQQQQQPQQKVEPAQATRAGHEQKEGDNDSGVDESTQEKDRNGPNSPSSPVKTPTSSSSKPDKSGISRPPSATPSNKSASKSRSTSKNRLLLKTPEPEPAKKVPMNKVQVGHAPSPNLKAVRSKIGSLDNATYKPGGGNVKIESKKIDIKAAPRIEAKNDKYMPKGGEKKIVTTKLQWNAKSKIGSLDNAAHKPGGGDKKIETLKMNFNDKAKSKVGSKDNVKHQPGGGDIKDNDAKDIQSQKIEIKAQSKVGSLDNVKHKPGGGEKKIFDDKDYLKNVEHSVALTTPPTQSPQPSMTASTSGADENLNQQS
- the LOC117575984 gene encoding microtubule-associated protein tau isoform X6, with the translated sequence MADVMEKSSVLEAAVPTTMADPRPTQPTLQQEAQLQQPQLPLLQQQQQQQQQPPQQLQQQQQPQQKVEPAQATRAGHEQKEGDNDSGVDESTQEKDRNGPNSPSSPVKTPTSSSSKPDKSGISRPPSATPSNKSASKSRSTSKNRLLLKTPEPEPAKKVPMNKVQVGHAPSPNLKAVRSKIGSLDNATYKPGGGNVKIESKKIDIKAAPRIEAKNDKYMPKGGEKKIVTTKLQWNAKSKIGSLDNAAHKPGGGDKKIETLKMNFNDKAKSKVGSKDNVKHQPGGGDIKDNDAKDSPQPSMTASTSGADENLNQQS
- the LOC117575984 gene encoding microtubule-associated protein tau isoform X7 — translated: MADVMEKSSVLEAAVPTTMADPRPTQPTLQQEAQLQQPQLPLLQQQQQQQQQPPQQLQQQQQPQQKVEPAQATRAGHEQKEGDNDSGVDESTQEKDRNGPNSPSSPVKTPTSSSSKPDKSGISRPPSATPSNKSASKSRSTSKNRLLLKTPEPEPAKKVPMNKVQVGHAPSPNLKAVRSKIGSLDNATYKPGGGNVKIESKKIDIKAAPRIEAKNDKYMPKGGEKKIVTTKLQWNAKSKIGSLDNAAHKPGGGDKKIETLKMNFNDKAKSKVGSKDNVKHQPGGGDIKSPQPSMTASTSGADENLNQQS
- the LOC117575984 gene encoding microtubule-associated protein tau isoform X1 encodes the protein MADVMEKSSVLEAAVPTTMADPRPTQPTLQQEAQLQQPQLPLLQQQQQQQQQPPQQLQQQQQPQQKVEPAQATRAGHEQKEGDNDSGVDESTQEKDRNGPNSPSSPVKTPTSSSSKPDKSGISRPPSATPSNKSASKSRSTSKNRLLLKTPEPEPAKKVPMNKVQVGHAPSPNLKAVRSKIGSLDNATYKPGGGNVKIESKKIDIKAAPRIEAKNDKYMPKGGEKKIVTTKLQWNAKSKIGSLDNAAHKPGGGDKKIETLKMNFNDKAKSKVGSKDNVKHQPGGGDIKDNDAKDIQSQKIEIKAQSKVGSLDNVKHKPGGGEKKIFDDKDYLKNVEHSVALTTPPTQFAAQGRLVATIHLEFGLCNSDCYWKAPRIQRATTLTSSMSLPAECLVLSVSMPSLNSEPKRPKSAGAKKKPGQAVHPKPFRLY
- the LOC117575984 gene encoding microtubule-associated protein tau isoform X2, whose amino-acid sequence is MADVMEKSSVLEAAVPTTMADPRPTQPTLQQEAQLQQPQLPLLQQQQQQQQQPPQQLQQQQQPQQKVEPAQATRAGHEQKEGDNDSGVDESTQEKDRNGPNSPSSPVKTPTSSSSKPDKSGISRPPSATPSNKSASKSRSTSKNRLLLKTPEPEPAKKVPMNKVQVGHAPSPNLKAVRSKIGSLDNATYKPGGGNVKIESKKIDIKAAPRIEAKNDKYMPKGGEKKIVTTKLQWNAKSKIGSLDNAAHKPGGGDKKIETLKMNFNDKAKSKVGSKDNVKHQPGGGDIKIQSQKIEIKAQSKVGSLDNVKHKPGGGEKKIFDDKDYLKNVEHSVALTTPPTQFAAQGRLVATIHLEFGLCNSDCYWKAPRIQRATTLTSSMSLPAECLVLSVSMPSLNSEPKRPKSAGAKKKPGQAVHPKPFRLY